A genomic segment from Vicinamibacterales bacterium encodes:
- a CDS encoding Dam family site-specific DNA-(adenine-N6)-methyltransferase — protein MKPLLKWAGGKRWQVPHLRPLWNQCSHYRLVEPFCGGLAVTLGLRPRRALLNDVNPHLINFYSWVKKGLRSAITMKNEKEMFFAHRDRFNALLEAGKSHTREAALLFYYLNRTGYNGLCRFNKRGVFNVPFGRYKTISYANEFLAYRKVFEAWEFTTRDFSTLELRKTDFVYADPPYDVPFTSYAKDGFSWDDQVRVAEWLVKHPGPVILVNQATPRIRTLYRRLGYEVRYLDAPRRISASGDRKPVREVLATRNLTLLP, from the coding sequence GTGAAACCGCTTCTGAAGTGGGCAGGGGGCAAGCGGTGGCAGGTGCCGCATCTTCGTCCGCTGTGGAACCAATGTAGCCACTATCGCCTCGTGGAACCTTTCTGTGGAGGCCTCGCTGTCACACTCGGCTTACGGCCTAGGCGCGCACTTTTAAACGATGTGAATCCGCATCTCATCAATTTTTACAGTTGGGTCAAGAAGGGTCTCCGAAGTGCGATTACGATGAAGAATGAGAAGGAGATGTTTTTCGCGCATCGGGACCGCTTTAATGCCTTGCTAGAAGCGGGGAAGAGTCACACGCGTGAGGCGGCCTTACTGTTCTACTATTTAAATCGAACTGGCTATAACGGCCTCTGTCGATTCAACAAACGGGGTGTCTTCAACGTGCCGTTTGGTCGCTACAAGACCATCTCTTACGCGAATGAGTTTTTGGCCTATCGTAAGGTCTTTGAAGCTTGGGAGTTTACGACTCGTGATTTTTCCACACTCGAACTTCGTAAGACGGATTTCGTCTACGCTGACCCGCCTTACGACGTGCCCTTTACGTCCTATGCCAAGGATGGGTTCAGTTGGGATGATCAGGTCAGGGTCGCGGAGTGGCTCGTTAAGCATCCTGGGCCCGTCATTTTGGTGAACCAAGCGACCCCCCGCATCCGAACGCTCTATCGCCGGCTCGGGTACGAAGTGCGCTACCTCGATGCGCCGAGGCGAATCAGTGCGAGTGGCGACCGGAAGCCGGTTCGTGAAGTGCTCGCCACCAGAAATCTTACGCTGTTGCCTTGA
- a CDS encoding DUF523 domain-containing protein yields MIPARQLGHALTSILEIGFPRTRVPWPAQKKVTEHEHPAYRKLENGLLSEPSMMPGKNTTHLPVRIGVSSCLLGEEVRFDGGHKRDSFLLQTLGSTVEWVSVCPEVEVGLGAPREAIQLIRDRGNPNVVRLVTRQTGVDLTRRMREYARRRVRELTNERLSGYILKKDSPTCGMEQVKVWHHRGTNERNGRGIFAAELLRQFPTMPVEDEGRLHDPKLLEAFIDRVFMYHRLRNYD; encoded by the coding sequence GTGATTCCTGCTCGCCAACTCGGTCATGCACTGACTAGTATTCTCGAAATTGGATTTCCGCGCACCAGAGTGCCTTGGCCTGCGCAGAAGAAGGTGACTGAACATGAACATCCGGCTTACCGTAAACTGGAGAACGGTCTCTTAAGCGAACCAAGCATGATGCCAGGAAAGAACACGACTCATCTCCCAGTCAGAATCGGTGTGTCGAGCTGCCTATTAGGAGAAGAAGTCCGCTTTGACGGTGGCCACAAGCGCGACTCCTTTCTTTTGCAGACACTCGGCTCGACGGTCGAGTGGGTCTCGGTATGTCCGGAAGTTGAGGTCGGCCTCGGCGCGCCCCGCGAAGCGATCCAGCTCATCCGTGATCGGGGAAACCCTAACGTTGTCAGGCTCGTGACGAGACAAACCGGTGTCGACCTCACGAGGCGTATGCGCGAATACGCGAGACGGCGGGTTCGCGAACTTACCAACGAACGATTAAGTGGGTACATCCTGAAAAAGGACTCGCCGACCTGCGGGATGGAGCAGGTCAAAGTGTGGCACCACAGAGGGACCAACGAACGGAACGGACGGGGAATCTTCGCGGCTGAACTACTACGCCAATTCCCGACCATGCCAGTCGAGGACGAGGGGCGTCTTCACGACCCGAAGCTTCTTGAGGCTTTTATCGACCGGGTATTTATGTATCACCGACTCCGAAACTACGACTGA